GCTCTTCACGGAGAAGTCGTGCGTGTACGGCGCGCGCACCATTTCCGTTTTGCCGAGCGTGCGCAGCTCCTGATGCATCGACGCGGTGTCGCGCGCGTACATCGCACGCGAGCTCGCGAGGTATGCCATCCACGCGGCGTGGCGCCTTCGCGGAACGAACTTCTCGATGCGCGATTCGGCGAGATACGTCGTCGTGTCGGCGGCGGGGCGATAGCCTGGCAGCTTGCGGATTGAATCCATGGGGTTTGGATTCTGGGCGCGTAACGGCGTCATCCCGAGCACGAGCGCAGCACAGCCTGTCATCCCGAGCCTGAGCGAAGCGAAGGTGAGGGATCTAGCATCCCGAGCGAGGGCCCGGCCAATCCGACGGGACGGGAGATTCCTCGCTACGCTCGGAATGACACGGGCGCTCGGAATGACAAGGGCGCTCGGAAGGACAAGGGCGCTCGGAATGACGGCCGCGCTCATACGCCCAAATCCACCTTCACCAACCGCGGCGACAGCAGATGAATCACGAGCAGCGCCGAGACGTACGCCAATCCGCACACGAGAAAGATCGGCGTGTAGTTATCGCCGTTGCGCTGGAGCACCCATCCAGTCGCGCGTTGAAACAGAAAGCCGCCCGCCGCACCGAAGAACCCGCCGATGCCGACGACCGAACCGACAGCGCGCTTCGGGAACATGTCGCTCGCCAGCGTGAAAATGTTCGCCGACCACCATTGATGCGACGCGGCCGCCACGCCCACGATCAACACGGCCAGCCACACGTTCGGCGCGCTCGGCGCGAACATCGTCGGAACGATGAGCAGCGCGGCGACGAGCATGGTCGTCTTGCGGCCGGCGTTCACCGACCAGCCACGCTTGATGAATGCGCCCGACAACCAGCCGCCGAAAATCGACCCGGCGTCGGCGAGCAGATAGATCACGATCAGCGGCGCCGCGATCGCGCCAAGCTTCACACCGTAGCGCGCGTCGAGAAACTTCGGCAGCCAGAAGAGATAGAACCACCAGATCGGATCCGTCATGCCTTTGCCGAGCGCGAACGCCCACGTTTGACGGTGGCCGAGCAGCTCGAGCCAGCGCACACGCGCCGTCGACTCGGCGGGCTCGCTCTGGATGTATTCGCGTTCGCCTTGCGAGAGACGAGGATGTTCCTGCGGCGGACGATAGACGATCAGCCAGAAGATCAACCACGTCGCGCTCAACAAACCCGTCCAGATGAACGCCGCGCGCCATCCGAACGTC
Above is a window of Gemmatimonadaceae bacterium DNA encoding:
- a CDS encoding MFS transporter — translated: MSSAKRDPAVTASGATGLAVSGALMKIGRYRWTICALLFFATTINYIDRQVLGILAPTLQRELHWSETQYSAVVSWFTAAYAIGFLFAGRLLDKVGTRIGYAISIVVWSLSAMSHSLARNAFQFSLARFGLGLGESGNFPASIKTVAEWFPSRERALATGIFNAGSNVGAIVTPLVVPWIALTFGWRAAFIWTGLLSATWLIFWLIVYRPPQEHPRLSQGEREYIQSEPAESTARVRWLELLGHRQTWAFALGKGMTDPIWWFYLFWLPKFLDARYGVKLGAIAAPLIVIYLLADAGSIFGGWLSGAFIKRGWSVNAGRKTTMLVAALLIVPTMFAPSAPNVWLAVLIVGVAAASHQWWSANIFTLASDMFPKRAVGSVVGIGGFFGAAGGFLFQRATGWVLQRNGDNYTPIFLVCGLAYVSALLVIHLLSPRLVKVDLGV